The genomic DNA ACGTTGCTGCTAATTGCGATGCCTCCGGAGGTCCGGCCGGAGGGCTTGATCGAGGGTTTGAAAGTGACTCGCTATCCGCTGGTATTCGGCGCTGACGGCTGCCGACTCGACGTCGATCGCGTTCCAGACCGCTGAACCAACCTGCAGTTCGGTGCAGATGGCCTCGGCTCGCTGCAGACCAAGCAGCCAAGCCGCTTGGACCCGCTCCAGACCGCTGGGGGCCGCTTTCTTAGCCGCCGACCACATCATCAGGCCGACATTCATGAGGCGGACCGCAGGGTGCGGATGGGCGGCCCGGCCGTAGTCCCGAATTCGCGTCGCCAGCGGGTCGAATAGCAGAAACACCGCAACGGCAGCCAAGGCCAGCGACTCGATGGCCTCGGTTGCGGTTTCGAATGGGTTTGCGGCATCCAGTCGCTCAGGGAGGCGAAGCCAGTCCCTCGTCAGCACGAGGATGGCATGAGAATCGGCGTTGAACTCCAAGGCCTGCAGGTCGAGTGCCTCGTCCGCCGCTGGGGGGCCTCCGGACTCCAATTCCCTGAGTGCGGCTCCCCTGCCCCGGGTCTCGAGGAACTCGATGTGTCCGTTGGCAAGATGTCCCATCTCGTGAAAGAAAACGAAGTCCACGGACAGGATAGCGAGACGGTGGGCGTATAACCTGCGGGCCTCATCCAAAGGGAAAGAACTCGGCGGCTCTTGCAGCAGGGCGGCTCCTTTGAGGGCCGTCTTGCAGGGCTGCCGCCAGTCGCAGGCCGAAAGGGATGAGATCCACTGCATCTCCCTTGAGCAATCGCCGACCTCGGGCAGCACCTTGGGATGAGATAGGAGCATCGAGAAGAAGGTCTCAAGGTTCAGGATTGTGCCGACATTCAAACCGATAAGGTGCGTGCCTCCGTAACGGGATGCGGTGGCATTGAGATGTTCATTTGCCACCAGGTCAAAATGAAAGCGTTCCAGGAAGGGTTTGTGCAACGGCGACTTTCGAAGTACCTTGACGTAATGCCAGTATCGAAGGCGATACCATTGCATCAGGTCATCCCGCTCCTTTAACCGCCCCCCATCCTGGCGGAATGCGGCATCAAACGCGGCCAGGTGCGGAGGATGGGCTTCTTCCAGCGATCCTGGGAACGACGGGATTTCACGCATGCCGGACCTCCCATGGGCCTTTCAGCAGCAGCTATTCAACATCGAATTCTCCGGCTCTGGCCAGAGCAAAGGCGGTCCCGATGTTGGGGTCTCCGGCCAAGGGAACCTCTCGCGTGGGCGTGAAGATGCGCACCTTGCGGGCCTGACCGGACTCGGGCGTTCTTCATGCGTGCAACTCCTGACCGCTGGCTCCTCGCCTTCCGGCGAACCGCTGTCAGCATCTATTCTGGCATAGCCGATTATGAAATGAATATGTTTGAATCGCGAGTCGCCCGGAATGATTCTTATGCCGACGCCTCATTGCAACGCAAAGAGCGCCAAGTGGTAGTATCCTGCGGTCCTTTAAATCTGAGGAACCGAATGGGCTTTGACGAGTTTGCTCAAGTTGAAAGGTTGGGGCGGAAAGAGCTGCGCAAGCTGCAGGACGCGCGGCTGATCGAAATGGTTCGGCGCGCGGACCGGGTGTCCTTCTACCGCCAGCGCTTCCGTCAGGCGGGACTCAAGGTGGAGGACATCGGCTCGGTCGATGATCTCCCCAAGCTGCCCTGCACCCGCAAGGACGACCTGCGCGGCCAGTATCCCTTCGGGATGTTCGCGCTGCCTGCAGAGCGCATCGCCCGCATTCATTGCTCCTCCGGCACTACCGGCAAGCCCACGGTTTCGGGCTACAGCCGGGAAGACCTGCAACTGCTGGGAGAAGTCAATGCCCGCTCCCTCTATGCGGCGGGCGCGCGTCCCGGAATGACGCTGCACAACGCCTTCGGCTATGGACTCTTTACGGGCGGCCTGGGGCTGCATGCCGGCGCCGAGCGGCTGGGAATGACGGTGGTGCCGGTTTCCGGAGGCATGACCGACCGCCAGATGACGCTTATCGAGGACTTCAAGCCCCAGGTCATCTCCTGCACCCCTTCTTACGCCCTCACCCTGGCCGAGCGCTTCGCCGACCGCGGACGCTCGCCCCAGGAACTCAGCCTGGAAATCGCCGTCATGGGCGCCGAGCCCTGGAACGAAGCCACCCGCGCCCAGGTGGACGCCGGACTGGGACTGCGCTCCACCAACCTCTACGGCCTCTCCGAAATCATCGGCCCCGGAGTCTCGCAGGAATGCCGGGAGGAGCGAAACGGCAGCCACATCTGGGAAGACCACTTCTACCCGGAGATTCTCGACGCCCTCAGCGGGGCCCCTGTCGCCGACGGCGAGGAAGGCGTGCTGGTGCTGACCACTCTCACCAAGCGGGCCATGCCCCTGCTGCGCTACTGGACGGGAGACATCACCTCGCTTAACCGCCAACCCTGCCGCTGCGGACGCACCCACGTCCGCATGGCGCCCGTGCGAGGACGCAGCGACGACATGCTGATCGTACGCGGGGTCAACTTCTACCCCTCGCGGGTGGAGGAGGTCCTGCACGAGTTCCAGCAACTGACGCCTCACTACCAACTGGTGCTCAGCCGCGAGGGGTCGCGAGACCTTGTGACCCTGCGTGTCGAGCCTGCGCCCAACCTTCCCCAGGCCGCCCGCAGCCAACTGGTCGGACGCCTGGGGTCCAGGCTGAAAAGCACCCTCGGACTCACCTTCCGCGTCGAAATCGCCGCGCCTGGCCAGGTTCCCCGCAGCAGCGGCGGCAAGCTCTCCCGAGTCGATGACCGCCGCCCGGCTTGAAGCGTCCGCTACTTCTGGCCTTCCAGCCTTCGCTCCTGGCGGATCTCGCCGATGTGGTAGTAGGCGATGATCTCTCCGATGGCGTCGCCCTTGGGGTAATACCACTCGCTCACATCGAGCTTGAAATCGCCCTGAACGGCGGTGTAGCGGACGCAGGCCTTGCCCTGGTCATAGATTTCATCGTGTATTTCGAAGCGGTAGCCGGTGAACTTGTCCTGGTTGGTCTTCACCAACTCGAGGTAGGCGGCCTTGCCGTCGACGGTGCCGAAAGGGCTGGTGTGCTTGAAATCATCGGATACGGGCAAGTGGAGGTAGTCGCCCTCCCTCCATTTGTCAAACCACTCTCTGACCAGGCTCTTCAATTCCACCTGTCTCTCCTCTCTTTGGGGCTCCTGGGACGGACTCAGGTTCCAAGCTGCGACAGCCTGGTTTCGCACTCGGCCACGCCTGCGGCTACGCCAGCGCTTTCATAGAGGCGCCGGGCCTGCGACCACAACTGCCGCGCCGCTTCCACCTCTCCCTGGTCTTCCTTGAGAAGGGCCGCCGGACGCAAAGCGTTGGCATGAGCCAGCGGCGGAGGCTGCGCTGCGCCACCGTAGAGAGTCAGCGCTTCCTGATAGCAGGAGTCGGCCTCCTCCAGGCGTCCGGCCTCGCGGTGGAGGTCTCCGAGATGCCTCACCGTGTGGGCCAGCAAGAGGTCGTCTCCCTCCTGGCGGCTCAAATCCGCGGCTTCCTGGCACAGGGGCAAGGCGCGCTCGCTTTGGCCCAAGTCGCGCATCACCTGCCCCAGCGAGTGGAGGGCGCGGATCAGGTCAACGCGGGCACCGCTTTGGCGGCTCATCTCGATGGCCCGGAGCAGGCCCCGCTCCGCGTCTTCGAGGCGTCCCAGGCGGCGGGCCTGCCAGGCTTTTTCGATGACTTTCCTGATGTTGTCCATCTGTCTCCATGATCGGGCTTTGGGCTGCCCCCTCGGAGTTGCCGACCCCTTTATCCTAGCGCGCTATTCCCCGGGCTGTACATTCTCCGGCTCGCTTTCGATTCTCAACTCGCTGAAGTTGACGGCCAGCGGACGTGCAAGGTCTGTGAAAAGGGCGCCACCAGTACGATCAGCGGTATGTCCCGTTCCCTCAGTTGCCGCTGCAAGCGCTCGAAGATGAGGGCGTTCGCTCTCCAGGACCGGCGAACCGCCTCCGGCTGATGCTGGCGGGGGATGAGGGAGTAGATCACGCCGGGTATTCGAGGCCGGCTCGGCGGGCTTGCTTGACTCCGGGCCCTTTGGCAACGGACTCGACCCGGTGGCGGAATCCCGAGGGAAGCACGCCTTCCACCGCCTGCCCCGCCATGGAGAGCCCGCCGGGATCAGAGGTCCATCCATAAACCTCGTGATAACGCCACTGGGGACTGGGGTTGAGATCGTAGCCGCCAATCCGAAGCAGCAACTCGGTCAAGCCCAGCGAGAAGGCCGCGGAAGCCAAGGCCAGCAGGACCTTGGCCCTTAACGAAACGCTCGGTTTCACGACTCTTATCCCTATATTCTGAGCGGCTCCCGACCAAAGCAATAATGCCACAAGGCCGGGCTATCGGCTCTCAGGAGTTGACCTGTTTGTGAAAAAGCCAGCCGACTTCCCCATGCAGCCGTCTTGCAGCATTACCTCCATCGCCGCAAGGATGCGCCTCCCACCAGGCCGGTGCCAGGGGTGAAGGCGCAGCCAGGTCCGCCGGCGGGCGGCCTCCAGGCCTCCATCCCATGCCAGCCGGACGGCCGACTTGCCAAGGGTGCAGGATGAAGGCAAGATGCCTGAATGGGCCGCACGCAGCATTCTGATTGGAAGCAGTCCTGGGAAGTCTTGGGCGATATCTCTCCCCGCGAACTGGCGGCGGCGCGGTTGGAACTGCATCACGCCGCTCAGATTGTCGCGGCGCTGGGCAAGACTTATCTGGAGCCGCGTCCTGACGACAGCCATCCCAACCTGGGGTGGGTCGAGGACGGCTCGTTGCTGGCCGGACACGTCGTTCCCGAACTGGGGTTGCAGGCGGCGCTGCGGGTGCCCTCGCTGACGCTGCTGCTGCGCGATGATCAGGGCAAGGTGTTGGAGGAGCTTCCTCTTCAAGGACAGCGTGTCGATCAAGCCATGGATTGGCTGGCCGCCAAGGTCGCATCCCATGGCGGCGGCAAGATGCGTCCGCTGACGCCTACGGGATATGACATCCCTGAACATGACGTCGCGCGGGGCGTGCCCTTTTCGGCCGGAGGCCAAGCCGAACGCAGCGAACTGAGCCGTTGGTACGCCAATGCCCACCGGGCTCTCGCTGGCATGGCTGCGGGCTACCGAGACGTTCCGGTGCGGGTGTGGCCCCACCATTTCGACATCGGACTCCTCATCGTCATCGACCCCACCCTGCCCTCCGAGGAAGCGCCCTCCATCGGGGCCGGCATGACGCCCGGCGACGACTCCTATCCCGAGCCCTACTGGTACCTCAACCCTTATCCCCTCCCCAGCTTCGAGGACGTCTCCCAACTGCCCCCGCTGGAAGGCCAGGGACACTGGCACACATCAGGGTGGTTCGGAGCCGTGCTGGCCGGCTCGCATCTGGTCAAGACCACCGGCCGCTTGCAGCAGGCTGAACAGACCGAGGCCTATCTGCAGTCCGCCTTGAATGCTGCCCGCCGTTTGTTGGGCAGCCAGCGCGAGGAATCCTAGCTAAGCTGCCATGACCGTCCGGTTCCTGGCCGTGGCCGCCTTGGTGGGCTCCTCTGCCGTCCACCCGGCCGGACTCCAATAAAACCGGCTCCTGAACCCCGGTCAGCCGGTCCGGGACGGTTCGCTTCCGGCTGGGGTACAATTGCCGGGCCGTGGTAGGCTTGGGGCGGCCTGCACAGGGCCAACAGACATTGAATCCGTCTTCCGGCCGCCGATGACGAGAGGTCGAGGGATGCGAAATCCAGGAAAACGGGAGGATAGTGAATGCGATCGATAACGGGACGCTTTTTAGCCATGACATCTGTAGCTTGCCTGACCTTTGGCTGGGTCCTCGCCAAGGGCGTCATTCAGGTGCGCTGCGTCGACGAGGCGGGGCAGCCGATCAAGGGAGTCGAGGTCATCGTGCGGCAGCCGGCCGGCAGCTACGTCAAGCAGAACAAGACCAACAAGCGGGGCGAAGCCGAATTCAAGAACGCCGAGCAAGGCTACTATCGGGTGATCGCCCGCGGGGACGGTTACGACCCCGGTCTTCGCGACGTCTTCGAATTCAGCGGCGAGGGCGAGATGACGGTGGACATGACCCTCAAGCCTGGAAGTCCGGACAAGAAACTCTATTTGGAGGATCCCAGCATCCAGCAGGAGGTCAATCAACTGATCATTGACGGCGCCAAGCTGATCCGCGAACGAGAAATGGACGCGGCCAAGGAAAAGCTGAACAAGGCCCTCGAGATCATGCCCGCCAGTCCCGACGGCCTCATTCAACTGGGGCTGGCCCAGCTCAACAGCCAGGAATGGGAGAAGGCCGACGCGACTTTTCAGGAGGCGCTCGACTTGCTCGAAATCTTCCAAAAACTGGGAGTCGGAGACATGAGCCAGAGGCGTCAGGAAGTGCTGGAAGTCAAACAGAGCATACCTTTCCAGAAAATCGCCTGGAGGTCGCACGAGTTGATGAAGGAACGGCGCTATGAAGATGCGTTGCCGGTGCTGCAAGAGATGATCGAAATGGCGCCCGACAACCCGGACGTCTACTACAGCCAGGCCATCGCGCTGGCTCATTCCGACCGCACTCAGGAAGCCAAAGCCGCCGTCGAGAAGGCTCTCGAGATCAATCCCAACGACCGATCCTACAAAGAGCTGCTGGGGCAGATCGAGGCCATCCTCGAATCGGGCCGTTCTTTGGAGGCCCAAGAAACCATTCAGGGCATCGAGAAGGAGTATCAGGAGGGCAACCACGAGGCGGCACTGCAGCAGATCGAGCAGGCCATGCAATCGCTAGACGAGCAGTACCACGGCCCGCTCTGGCTGCTCAAAGCACAGACTCATTCGCAACGCGAGCAGTACGATGCATCGCTGGCAGCCTACGCCAAAGCGGTCGAGACCAATCCCGACGACGCCCTGGCCATCAAGCGGGAAATGGCGCGCACCTGTTTCACCGCCGAGAAATACGAGGAAGGACTCGAGCTCTATCACGAGGTGTTTCAGGCCGAGCCGGAGGGAGCGGAGCAGAAGTTCTTCGAAATGGCTCAGGACTTCAACCGCCGAGGCGAGGCTGAACTGGCCGCCCGGGTCATGGAGAAGATCCTGGAAATCAACCCCGACTATCCCGAGGCCCATTTCGAGCTGGGGGTCTACTACTTCTACGAGAAAGAGGACAAAGCCAAGGCCCGCAAGATGTTCGAGCGCTATCTGGAGATCGGCGAGAGCGAAGACAACAAAGACAACGCCCGGGCCATCCTGGCGGTTATCGACCGTGACCAGTAACCGGGTGAAGGTGCGCTTGAACCAAGTGCGGCCCTGTTCAATCTAAGAGGAGACTAACCGCTACTGTCTTCGATGGAACTCGATGGGGCGAGTTGCGTGTGCAGCAAGACAGTCGACGAACCCAACACGTTTCTTTTCCGATGGTGATCTTATGCCGAAAAGACCACTCCGACTTGGTTCAAGAACCCGTCGGCAACCGACCTCCCTTTACCGGGCCGGCGGACTGCTGCCTTTACTCTTGTTGACCGCCCTGCTGTTGCCGGTGCGGGCCCTCGCCCAAGACCCGTCCCAGAGCGGAAAGGGGCAGGCCATCGCCTTCAAAATCCGCTCCAATGCCGTCATCGTCGATCTCATCGCGGTGGACGATCAGGGACGCTTCGTCACCGATTTGAAGGCCGACGAGATCGAGCTCAAGGAAGACGGGAAGAAGCAGGACATCCGCTACCTTGAACTGGTCGGCAGCCCTGATGAGGCTGGCGAGTCATCGGGCGCAGCAGCTTCCGCTCCGCCTGTCACGGCTCCGGCCCCTGCCGCCGCGGAGGAAGCGGCTTCCATCGCGCTGGTGATCGACGTGGGGAGCGTGGACCCCCCCAGCCTGGGCTTCGTCAGCCGCGCCATCTCCTCTTACCTGCTGGAGTCCCAATTCGCTGAGAACTCACGCTTCATGCTGGCTACGGTGGGGGGAGGAGTGCAAATCATCCACCCCTTCACGGGAGACGTCGAAGCCGTCACCTCATCCCTGCAACGGGTGCGCCCCTCCAACATCGCCGGCCAGCTCTCCTTTACCAACTTCCTGGAAGAGATCGAGCCGCTCTTCACGGGACTGCGGACGCCCGGACGCTCTTTGAGAGACCACCTGGAGGTGGCCGCCCAGGCGGTTACCGAGGGCAATGGCTATCTGGAAGTTCTGGCCGGCCAAGTGCAGCGGACCTCCAAGTCGATCGAACTTTTGAGCCGCCACTTGCAGCAGCTTCCGGGCCGCAAGCAGATGGTGCTTTTCACTTCGGGTTATCCCTTGGGAGGGCACAACGTGATCCGCGACGTGCTGCAAAGGCGCATCGACGCCAGCTTTGAACTCGGGCGTCCCACGGGCGACACGGCGGCTCAGATCAGCGCCGTGCTCTCCCGCCTCCGGCGGGTTGATACCACCTCGCCCATCAACGAGGCCATCGACCAGGCCAACCGCTCCCAGGTCTCCATCTACGCGGTGGATGCCAGGGGTTTGCTCACGGGCGTCCGCGATTCGCGGGAGATGACCGGTTCAGGAGGAACCATCAGTTCCATCCGCGGCGACCAGGTCAATCTGGCCCACCGCAATATCGCCGTTCCTCAGGACTTCCTGGTCGCGCTGGCCGACGCCACGGGCGGACTGACATTCATGAACCAGAACGACCTGGAAAGCGGCATCGACGCCGCTTACCGGGACTCCCAGCGCTATTACCTACTTTCCTACGAGCCCAGCAAGAAGAAGGGCAAGACCGAGTTTCGAAGGATCAACGTCAAGGTCAAGCGTCCTGGGCTCAGCTTGCGCTACCGCGAAGGCTACGTATTCAAGTCGGATGAGGAACTGCGCCAAGAGCAAGTCTATGAGGCTCTGGCTCATCCCCACCTCTTCAAAACCTTCGACATCGCCGTCGAAGTTACCCCCAAGGACGGCAAGCTGGAGGTGCTGACGGGCGTCCCCACTTCGGCTCTGGTCTTCTCTCAGGAGGGAGACCGCTTCCATTGTGCGGTGGAGATTTTCGGCGTCCTGGTTGACGAGCAGGGCAAATGGGCCACCGAGAAGCTCACCTTCGCCAAGAAGATCGACCTCAAGCAAAGCGCCCAGGAGCTGCAGCAGTTTCGACAGACCCGCTACGCCGGAGTGCAGGAAATGGTCAAGGTCAAGCCGGGCAATTACACGCTCATCGTCGTCGTCCGCCAGGGACCCTACGGCCAGATGACCTCCCTGACCCGCCCGGTCCAAATGGGCGGTTAGCGCTTTCTTGGGGGACCGGGGCTTGCCGTGCTGCCCGCTCAGTGAGAGAGGTGCATGGCGAGTTTCCGATCTCGTGTCCTGCCTAACGCGCAGGTTTTCAGGGAGTGCGGGGGTCGGCGAAGTAGCCGTTGCGGTGGCGGATGACCGCGCCGTCCAGCCCTGGAATCTTGACCTGAATGCGCCGGAAGGTTCCGTCCCTCTCGCGATTCTTAGGCGTATAGGTAATGGAGTACTGGTTGCGCAGGGCTTCGTTGATCTCGCGAAAAGCCAGCGCCATTTCGGTGGTCGAGAGGGGAAAGTAGACTTTTCCTCCCGTGCTCTCGGTCAGTTGCTTGAGAGCGTTGTCGCCTTCATGGTCGATGTCGGCGCCCAAGCGGGTGGTGGAAATGGCGAAGATGGTGGCCTCGGCCTCATAACAGATGCGCAGGGCCTGATCGAAAGTGGAGATGCTGGTCTGGTCGGCGCCGTCCGACAACACAACGATGGTCTTGCGTCCCTCCAGGTCGAGCATCTTCTGTTCGGCCACCAGGGTGATGGCGTCATAGAGGGAGGTGCCTCCGCCGGCTCGCAGGCCTTCGATCTCGCGGGCCAGGTCGTTGGGATTGTTGGTGTAGTCCTGCAGCAGCGTCACGCCGGTGTCGAATTCGACCAGCAGGGCGCGGTCGCCGGGCCGCATCACCGAGAGCACGAAGTCTGAAGCCACTTCTTTTTCGAAATCGAGCTTGATGCGGACGCTGGAACTGGTGTCGACAGCCATTCCGATGGTCAAGGGCTGGTCGGTCTCGGGAGCGAAGTTGCTGATTTCCTGGGGTATGCCGTCTTCGTAGACGACGAAGTC from Acidobacteriota bacterium includes the following:
- a CDS encoding VWA domain-containing protein is translated as MRKTVVTACILMIAAWFWTAAAPGQDPPGDDQGLRLEDQEPIRVAVDAVNLYVTVNRKEDGSFVDGLTRGDFVVYEDGIPQEISNFAPETDQPLTIGMAVDTSSSVRIKLDFEKEVASDFVLSVMRPGDRALLVEFDTGVTLLQDYTNNPNDLAREIEGLRAGGGTSLYDAITLVAEQKMLDLEGRKTIVVLSDGADQTSISTFDQALRICYEAEATIFAISTTRLGADIDHEGDNALKQLTESTGGKVYFPLSTTEMALAFREINEALRNQYSITYTPKNRERDGTFRRIQVKIPGLDGAVIRHRNGYFADPRTP
- a CDS encoding nuclear transport factor 2 family protein; this encodes MELKSLVREWFDKWREGDYLHLPVSDDFKHTSPFGTVDGKAAYLELVKTNQDKFTGYRFEIHDEIYDQGKACVRYTAVQGDFKLDVSEWYYPKGDAIGEIIAYYHIGEIRQERRLEGQK
- a CDS encoding tetratricopeptide repeat protein, which codes for MRSITGRFLAMTSVACLTFGWVLAKGVIQVRCVDEAGQPIKGVEVIVRQPAGSYVKQNKTNKRGEAEFKNAEQGYYRVIARGDGYDPGLRDVFEFSGEGEMTVDMTLKPGSPDKKLYLEDPSIQQEVNQLIIDGAKLIREREMDAAKEKLNKALEIMPASPDGLIQLGLAQLNSQEWEKADATFQEALDLLEIFQKLGVGDMSQRRQEVLEVKQSIPFQKIAWRSHELMKERRYEDALPVLQEMIEMAPDNPDVYYSQAIALAHSDRTQEAKAAVEKALEINPNDRSYKELLGQIEAILESGRSLEAQETIQGIEKEYQEGNHEAALQQIEQAMQSLDEQYHGPLWLLKAQTHSQREQYDASLAAYAKAVETNPDDALAIKREMARTCFTAEKYEEGLELYHEVFQAEPEGAEQKFFEMAQDFNRRGEAELAARVMEKILEINPDYPEAHFELGVYYFYEKEDKAKARKMFERYLEIGESEDNKDNARAILAVIDRDQ
- a CDS encoding tetratricopeptide repeat protein, with amino-acid sequence MDNIRKVIEKAWQARRLGRLEDAERGLLRAIEMSRQSGARVDLIRALHSLGQVMRDLGQSERALPLCQEAADLSRQEGDDLLLAHTVRHLGDLHREAGRLEEADSCYQEALTLYGGAAQPPPLAHANALRPAALLKEDQGEVEAARQLWSQARRLYESAGVAAGVAECETRLSQLGT
- a CDS encoding phenylacetate--CoA ligase — its product is MGFDEFAQVERLGRKELRKLQDARLIEMVRRADRVSFYRQRFRQAGLKVEDIGSVDDLPKLPCTRKDDLRGQYPFGMFALPAERIARIHCSSGTTGKPTVSGYSREDLQLLGEVNARSLYAAGARPGMTLHNAFGYGLFTGGLGLHAGAERLGMTVVPVSGGMTDRQMTLIEDFKPQVISCTPSYALTLAERFADRGRSPQELSLEIAVMGAEPWNEATRAQVDAGLGLRSTNLYGLSEIIGPGVSQECREERNGSHIWEDHFYPEILDALSGAPVADGEEGVLVLTTLTKRAMPLLRYWTGDITSLNRQPCRCGRTHVRMAPVRGRSDDMLIVRGVNFYPSRVEEVLHEFQQLTPHYQLVLSREGSRDLVTLRVEPAPNLPQAARSQLVGRLGSRLKSTLGLTFRVEIAAPGQVPRSSGGKLSRVDDRRPA
- a CDS encoding VWA domain-containing protein — protein: MPKRPLRLGSRTRRQPTSLYRAGGLLPLLLLTALLLPVRALAQDPSQSGKGQAIAFKIRSNAVIVDLIAVDDQGRFVTDLKADEIELKEDGKKQDIRYLELVGSPDEAGESSGAAASAPPVTAPAPAAAEEAASIALVIDVGSVDPPSLGFVSRAISSYLLESQFAENSRFMLATVGGGVQIIHPFTGDVEAVTSSLQRVRPSNIAGQLSFTNFLEEIEPLFTGLRTPGRSLRDHLEVAAQAVTEGNGYLEVLAGQVQRTSKSIELLSRHLQQLPGRKQMVLFTSGYPLGGHNVIRDVLQRRIDASFELGRPTGDTAAQISAVLSRLRRVDTTSPINEAIDQANRSQVSIYAVDARGLLTGVRDSREMTGSGGTISSIRGDQVNLAHRNIAVPQDFLVALADATGGLTFMNQNDLESGIDAAYRDSQRYYLLSYEPSKKKGKTEFRRINVKVKRPGLSLRYREGYVFKSDEELRQEQVYEALAHPHLFKTFDIAVEVTPKDGKLEVLTGVPTSALVFSQEGDRFHCAVEIFGVLVDEQGKWATEKLTFAKKIDLKQSAQELQQFRQTRYAGVQEMVKVKPGNYTLIVVVRQGPYGQMTSLTRPVQMGG